From Methylococcus capsulatus:
GACCAGGGCTACGTCTGCAGCATGAGCCGCAAGGGCAACTGCTGGGACAACGCACCGGCCGAGAGCTTCTTCCCTACCCTCCAAACGGAGCTGATCCATCAGCGCCGTTTCGAGACCCGGGAGCAAGCCAAGCAAGAGATCTTCGAGTACATCGAAGTGTTTTATAACCGGCAGCGCAAGCATTCGACACTCGGTTATCGAACTCCTGCCGAGTTCGACACACTGCACCGAAAAGCCGCCTGATTTTGTGTCCGGACTGGATTGCGCGGACCGGTTCGGGGTGTGCGCGAACGTCGAATTCAGCTATCTGGCGCAATGGCTGTGGGCGCAAAGCCGGTGGGAGTTGTAGTAATTTGGTGACCTGGCCGACTAGTTAACGAAATCGTTGTCATGGGAGTGGCTCATGAATCCTTACCGAAAAATTTATGAAGGTGCTGCGGGGTTCATTACTGTTCCGGAAGCCCTGCGCCATCATCGGGTGGAGGTCATTCTTTGGCCCCTGGATGAAACAACGCCGACGCAACTGGTTAGGCGCCGCAGTCCTCCTCCTCAATTCGCAGGGCGGGTTAAGGATCTGGGCGATGTGATGAGTACCGTTCCTGCGGAGGACTGAGGACAATGATCGTCCTCGATACCGAACGAGCGTCTTCTGCCTATCGGAAATTAGGGGGTCGGTTGATCGGTCGGGATCGATAAGTTACCGACGCTTCGTTGAATATCCATTATCCCTTTCCCGTAATCATGGCCCCCCTCAACATCGTCTTCTCCAACCGCTTCGAAGCCCTCATTCGCCGTCTGTTCGACGATTTGGCGCAAGGCCCAGCCGATCCGTTTGCGGCGGAGCAGATCATCGTGCCCAGCGCGGGTGTGCGGCGCCGGCTGGAGCTGGATTATGCGGATCGCTTCGGGGTGTGCGCGAACGTCGAGTTCCATTATCTGGCGCAATGGTTGTGGGCGCAGATCGGGCAGGTGATCGAGGTGGGCGAGTCCTCGCCGTTCGAGCCGTCCACCTTGACCTGGCGGGTATTCCGGGCTCTGGGCGAGACGGCACTGGTCTCGGCCCATCCACGTCTGGCGTCTTATCTGGAGCGGGCCGATGCGGCGATGCGTTTCGATCTGGCGCAGCGGGTGGCGCGGCTCATGGAGCAGTACATTACCTACCGTCCAGATTGGCTGGCAGCTTGGCAGGACGGCAAGCCGGCTTGCGGGTTGCCCGATGCCGGTCGGGAGGACGAGGCGTGGCAGGCGGCGTTGTGGCGGGCTCTGATGGACGAGATGGCGGTGCGCTTTCGCTCATCCCACGGCGCTGAGCGGGAGCATCCGTCGGCGGTGTTCTTTCGTGCGGTGGAGTCCATGGGTCCAGAGGAGACGCGGCGGGCCGGGCTGCCTGAGCGGGCCCATCTGTTCTGCCTGCCGACCATTCCGCCACTGTATCTGGACATCCTCGGCAAGCTGGCACGCTGGACCGACTTGCATTTGTACGTCCTGAACCCTTGCCGGGAATATTGGTTCGAGATCGTCGATCCCAGGCGGTTGAGTTACCTGGAGGTTCGCGGTGATGCGCTGTACCGCGAAACCGGCAACCGTCTGCTGGCAAGCTGGGGACAACAGACCCAGGCACATATCGATCTGTTGTTTGACAAAGCGGAAACGGCGGTGATCGACGATGTCCGGTTCGAGCCGCCGGGTCGGATCAGCCTGCTGGCGGCTGTGCAGGAAGCCATCCTCAATCTGCGTGACCCCGAGCCGGCTTCCTGCGCGTCTGTGGCCTTGGACCGCAGTATCGAGGTGCATGTCTGCCATTCGCTGGTGCGGGAGCTGGAGGTGCTGCACGATCAGTTGCTGGCGATGCTCGGGGAGGAAATCCCGCACGCCAGCTCAATCAAATGCAAATCCGCTCCTGACAGATTGGTCCCAGAGGGAGAGCGAGGCGATGGAGCGCCGCGTGAGCCTCCACTGAAAGTCTCGGACATCCTGGTCGTGACGCCCCGGCTGGAGGAAGTCGCACCTTTGATCGATGCGGTGTTTGGCACGGCGCCGGTGGCGCGGCGGATCCCGTACACCATCACCGGTTTGCGCAGGGCGGTGGCGAATCCGGCGGCCGCCGCCTTACTGGCTTTGCTCGATCTGTTTGCGTCCCGTTGCAAGGCCAGCGCAGTGTACGAATTCCTGCAGCGTCCGTTGGTGTATGCCCGCTTCGGTTTGGGGCCGGATGATCTGGAGCGCGTCCACGACTGGTTTCGGCTGGGGGGGATCCACTGGGGGTTGGATGGCGCGCACCGTAAGGCGGTGGGGGTGCCGGAGGTGGAGCGGCACAGCTTCGCCGACGGTCTCGACCGCCTGTTCCTGGGCTATGCGCTAGGGGAAGTTCCGGCGCCGTTCGACGGTCGCCTGCCGGCGGCCGACGCGGAAGGGTTGGAGGCACTGGCGTTGGGCGGATTTGCCCATTTCGTCGATCTGCTGGCTCATTGGCATCGCGTCTGGAGCACGCCGGCGACGCCCGCGGCCTGGGGTGAGCGGCTGAATGCATTGGTCAGTGCTTTCCTGGTGGAAGCGCCTGAAACCGTCGCCGATCTCCAGGAGGTCCGCGAAGCCATCGCCGCGCTGGGCCGGCATTGGGTCGAGGCGGCCGTGTCCGCGGCGATTGAGCCTGACGTGGTGCGGGTTGCTTTGGAAGCGCTGCTGGATGATCCGGTCCGGGGCGCGATGCCGTCCGGCCGGGTGACCTTCACGGCCATGGCCAGTCTGCGCAGCCTGCCGTACCGGGTGGTGTGTGTCATCGGCTTGAACGACGGTGTGTTTCCCAGCCCGGACCACCCCGCCGAGTTCGATTTGATCGCCCAGGCCCCGCGCCGCGGCGACCGCCAGCGCCGGTACGACGAGCGCAATCTGTTTCTCGATCTGCTGCTGGCGGCGCGGGATCGGCTGTATCTGAGTTATACCGGCCGCAGCGTGCGCGACAACAGTCATCTGCCGCCGTCGACACTGCTGTCGGAGCTGCTGGATTACGTGCTGCCGCTGGTGGCTGCTGAGGGCGGGAGTCTGGACGAGGCGCGGCGCAGGCTGGTGGTGGAACATCCGCTGCAGGCATTCTCGCCGGTATATTTCGATGCTGCCATGCCGAAGGATGCGCGGCTGGTCAGTTTCAATTCGGAATATTGCGAAGCTTTGCGGGCCGCTCGTTCCCCTCGTCCGTTGGGAGATGGGCAGGGGGCGAGGGCTCATGACCCCCAAGCGCAAGAGCCTGAAAACCCTCCCGTCACCCTTTCTCAGGGGGAGCGGGCGGATCACGGTTCAGCGGGGCCAAACGCCGTGGAGGAACATAACGAGCAGGACCTCGAACCTGCTCCTTTCTTCCCAGCCCCACTGGCCGCACCGGAGCCGGAGTGGCGCGAGCCGAACCTGGAGGACTTGAAGCGTTTTTTCCGCAATCCCTGCCGCTATCTGCTGGAGCGGCGTCTGGGGCTGAGCCTGGCCGAGGGCGAGGCGGAACTGGCCGACGAGGAGCCGTTCCTCCCGCGGTACTTCGACCGTGGCGAGGTCGCCGAGCGGCTGCTGCCGCTGATATTGTCCGGTGCCACAGAGGAGGCGGTCGAGGCGGCGGCGCGGGCGGGCAACGAGTATCCGCAAGGACGGCTCGGCGAAGTGCTGCTCGAAGGGGAGCTGGCGCGGATTCGGGATTATGCGGAGCGGATCGCGGAACAGACGCGGGAGGACCCTTTGGAGCCGCTGGCGGGTACGCTGGTATTCGAGATCGAGGGCGAAACTTGGGCCCTAAGCGGCGCGCTCGGGCAGGTGCGGCCGCGTGGGCTGGTGCGCTGGCGCTACGACGATACCCGGCCGGTGGATTATCTGTCCGGCTGGCTTGATCACCTGTTCCTGAATGCGTTGGCAGCTCGAGGGGTGGCGCCGGCCACGACCTGGATCTCGCGGGATGGCGAATACCGGCTCCGGCCGGTGGCCGCGGCGCAAGAACGATTGCGCGAACTGGTGGCGCTGTACCGGGAGGGCCTACGCTTGCCGCTGCATTTCTTTCCCAGGAGCGCCTGGGCTTGTGCCTTGAAGCTGAGGCAGGGCGAATCCGAGGCTGCCGAGCGGGAGGCACGCAAGCGCTGGGAAGGTTCCGATCACCGCCGCGGCGAATCCGAAGACCCCGCCTGCCGCCAGGCCCTGAGGGGGCAGGCCGATCCCCTGGACGGCGAGTTCTTCCGCGCGGCCCAAACGATGTTCGGCCCGCTGCTGGATCATCTGGAAGACGAGCGCATCGCATGAGTGTGGCACTATCCCTGGACGCGTTCCGCTGCCCACTGGCGGGCATCAACCTGATCGAAGCCTCCGCCGGCACCGGTAAGACCTGGAACATCTGCGGCCTGTACCTGCGACTGCTGCTGGAGCAGGAGCGGGCGGTCCAGGACATTCTGGTCGTGACCTTCACCAACGCGGCGACGGCCGAGCTGCGCGATCGCATCCGCGGCCGGATCGTCGAGACCTTGGGGTTCCTGAATGGAGCGGGGTGGACGGCGGGCGATCCTTTCGTGCCCGGTCTGGTGTCGGCGCTCGAAGGGACGCTGGACCGGACGGCGATGCGGCAGCGGCTGCACCGGGCGCTGCTTGCTTTCGACGAGGCTGCGATCTTCACCATCCACGGCTTCTGCCAGCGCGCTCTGGCCGGCACGCCGTTCGCCGCGGGTCTCCCGTTCGCCCTGGAGCTGGTGCAGGATGATGCGATGCTGGCACAGGAAGTCGCCAATGATTTCTGGCGCCGCCGCGTCGCGGCCGGAGACCTGAGCAGGCTCATGATCGCCCATCTGCTGGAGGCCGGCGACGATCCGGAGAAATACGCAAATCTGCTCAGACGCGCGCTGGCCAAGCCGCTGTCGGACCGGCGTTGGCCCGAGCCGGTGGAGCCGCCGGACGAGGGGGACGAGCAGGCTTTGCTGGCCGCGTTCGGCGAGGCACGGCGGCTGTGGCAGGCCGATGCGTCCGGCATTGTCCGGCTGTTGGAAGAGGCGATCGATCAGCTCAACGGCGTGTCCTACAAAGTGGCCTCCCTTGAAACGGCGCGAAGAGGCTGGGAGGCGTGGTTCGCTACGAACGATCCGCTGGCGCCGGTGGAGGACAAGATCCGGCTGTTCCGGGCAGCGGTGCTGAAGCGGGGGACGAAAAAAGGCAACACGGCGCCGTCCCATCCGTTTTTCGATGCGGCCGAAAATCTGCTGGCGCTCAAAGACGGCATTCGGGAGCGCCTGACGGCCGCGCGCCTGAGGCTGCTCCGGGATCTCGTCGAACAAGGCGCGGAGGCCCTGCGAGCGGAAAAACGCCGGCGGCGGGTCATCGGTTTCGATGACATGCTGTGGAACGTCCATGAGGCCCTGACTTCGGGTCGCTATCCCCGGCTGGCCCATGCCCTGCGCAGCCGTTATCCGGTGGCGCTGATCGACGAGTTCCAGGATACTGATCCACTGCAGTTCGCCATCTTCCGCGCGCTCTACCTGGCCGAAGGCGCAGTGTCCGGGCCGGTGTTCCTGGTCGGCGACCCCAAGCAGGCGATATACAGCTTCCGCAATGCCGATCTCTACACCTACCTCGGTGCACGCCGTCACGCCAGCCGAGAATACACACTGGTGGAAAACCAGCGTTCGGTGACGGGCGTGATCGAAGCCTGCAACGCCCTGTTCGGTGCCAACCGCCGTGCCTTCCTGCTCGACGGCCTCGAGTACCGTCCCGTCAGGCCGGGAGCGAAACCACGCCCCTCTTTCACCGACCCGACCGAGCCGCGCGCGCCGTTCCAGGTCTGGCTGCTGCCGAAGGACGAGGCGGGCGGTTGGTTGCTGCGGGCGGAGGCGATGCGGCGCTGCACCGACACCGCCGCTGCCGAGATCGCCCGTCTGATCCAGGAAGGCAGAGCAGGGCGTATCCGGCTCGGTGAGCGGGTCTTGCGGGCATCGGACATCGCGGTGCTGGTGCGCAGCCATGCTCAGGGGCGGCGTATCCGCCAGGCTCTGGCAAGGCTGGGGGTCGGCAGCGTGGAACTGTCGCAGGCCAGTGTGTTCCACACGCCCGAGGCGGAGGAAATCGAACGCATCCTGCGGGCGGTGCTCGATCCTGGCCGCGACCGCCTGCTGCGGGCCGCCCTGGCGACGGAGATCATGGGCTTTGATGCGTCGAGAGTCGCCGAGATTTCGGCGGACGAAGACCGCTTGCTGGAAAGCCTGCTGCGCTTCGGCGAATACCGCGAGCTGTGGCAGCGGCGCGGCTTCGGGCCGATGTACCGGCGGCTTCTGCACGATGAGGGTGTGGCCCGGCGGGCGCTGGCCCGGCCTGACGGCGAGCGCCGTCTGACCAATCTGCTGCACCTAGGGGAATTGCTGCACCAGGCCCAGGCCGGGCTGACTTCACCCGATGCTCTGCTGCGCTGGCTGCAGAGCCGGCGGCGGGACAGCGCGGCCCAGGACGACGCCCAGTTACGGCTGGAGTCCGACCAGAATCTGGTGCAGATCGTCACCATCCACAAGTCCAAGGGGCTGGAGTACCCGGTGGTGTTCTGCCCTTATCTGTGGGATGGGAAGCGTAGCGCCAGGGGCGGATCGGAAGGCATCGAATATCACGACGAAGCCGGCGTCGCGGTGCAGGATTTCCGCCCGGAAGCCAAAGACGATCCCGAGATCAAGAGCCGGCGCCGGATCGAAGACGATGCCGAAACCCTGCGACTGATCTATGTGGCCCTGACCCGCGCGGTGCAGCGCTGTTATCTCTTCGCCGGGGTTTACCGGACCAAGGCGAGCGACGCGGGGTCTTGTGGT
This genomic window contains:
- a CDS encoding IS3 family transposase; protein product: MHSDRGSQYASGRFQALLKDQGYVCSMSRKGNCWDNAPAESFFPTLQTELIHQRRFETREQAKQEIFEYIEVFYNRQRKHSTLGYRTPAEFDTLHRKAA
- the recC gene encoding exodeoxyribonuclease V subunit gamma produces the protein MAPLNIVFSNRFEALIRRLFDDLAQGPADPFAAEQIIVPSAGVRRRLELDYADRFGVCANVEFHYLAQWLWAQIGQVIEVGESSPFEPSTLTWRVFRALGETALVSAHPRLASYLERADAAMRFDLAQRVARLMEQYITYRPDWLAAWQDGKPACGLPDAGREDEAWQAALWRALMDEMAVRFRSSHGAEREHPSAVFFRAVESMGPEETRRAGLPERAHLFCLPTIPPLYLDILGKLARWTDLHLYVLNPCREYWFEIVDPRRLSYLEVRGDALYRETGNRLLASWGQQTQAHIDLLFDKAETAVIDDVRFEPPGRISLLAAVQEAILNLRDPEPASCASVALDRSIEVHVCHSLVRELEVLHDQLLAMLGEEIPHASSIKCKSAPDRLVPEGERGDGAPREPPLKVSDILVVTPRLEEVAPLIDAVFGTAPVARRIPYTITGLRRAVANPAAAALLALLDLFASRCKASAVYEFLQRPLVYARFGLGPDDLERVHDWFRLGGIHWGLDGAHRKAVGVPEVERHSFADGLDRLFLGYALGEVPAPFDGRLPAADAEGLEALALGGFAHFVDLLAHWHRVWSTPATPAAWGERLNALVSAFLVEAPETVADLQEVREAIAALGRHWVEAAVSAAIEPDVVRVALEALLDDPVRGAMPSGRVTFTAMASLRSLPYRVVCVIGLNDGVFPSPDHPAEFDLIAQAPRRGDRQRRYDERNLFLDLLLAARDRLYLSYTGRSVRDNSHLPPSTLLSELLDYVLPLVAAEGGSLDEARRRLVVEHPLQAFSPVYFDAAMPKDARLVSFNSEYCEALRAARSPRPLGDGQGARAHDPQAQEPENPPVTLSQGERADHGSAGPNAVEEHNEQDLEPAPFFPAPLAAPEPEWREPNLEDLKRFFRNPCRYLLERRLGLSLAEGEAELADEEPFLPRYFDRGEVAERLLPLILSGATEEAVEAAARAGNEYPQGRLGEVLLEGELARIRDYAERIAEQTREDPLEPLAGTLVFEIEGETWALSGALGQVRPRGLVRWRYDDTRPVDYLSGWLDHLFLNALAARGVAPATTWISRDGEYRLRPVAAAQERLRELVALYREGLRLPLHFFPRSAWACALKLRQGESEAAEREARKRWEGSDHRRGESEDPACRQALRGQADPLDGEFFRAAQTMFGPLLDHLEDERIA
- the recB gene encoding exodeoxyribonuclease V subunit beta; protein product: MSVALSLDAFRCPLAGINLIEASAGTGKTWNICGLYLRLLLEQERAVQDILVVTFTNAATAELRDRIRGRIVETLGFLNGAGWTAGDPFVPGLVSALEGTLDRTAMRQRLHRALLAFDEAAIFTIHGFCQRALAGTPFAAGLPFALELVQDDAMLAQEVANDFWRRRVAAGDLSRLMIAHLLEAGDDPEKYANLLRRALAKPLSDRRWPEPVEPPDEGDEQALLAAFGEARRLWQADASGIVRLLEEAIDQLNGVSYKVASLETARRGWEAWFATNDPLAPVEDKIRLFRAAVLKRGTKKGNTAPSHPFFDAAENLLALKDGIRERLTAARLRLLRDLVEQGAEALRAEKRRRRVIGFDDMLWNVHEALTSGRYPRLAHALRSRYPVALIDEFQDTDPLQFAIFRALYLAEGAVSGPVFLVGDPKQAIYSFRNADLYTYLGARRHASREYTLVENQRSVTGVIEACNALFGANRRAFLLDGLEYRPVRPGAKPRPSFTDPTEPRAPFQVWLLPKDEAGGWLLRAEAMRRCTDTAAAEIARLIQEGRAGRIRLGERVLRASDIAVLVRSHAQGRRIRQALARLGVGSVELSQASVFHTPEAEEIERILRAVLDPGRDRLLRAALATEIMGFDASRVAEISADEDRLLESLLRFGEYRELWQRRGFGPMYRRLLHDEGVARRALARPDGERRLTNLLHLGELLHQAQAGLTSPDALLRWLQSRRRDSAAQDDAQLRLESDQNLVQIVTIHKSKGLEYPVVFCPYLWDGKRSARGGSEGIEYHDEAGVAVQDFRPEAKDDPEIKSRRRIEDDAETLRLIYVALTRAVQRCYLFAGVYRTKASDAGSCGESTRSMLNWLACGKDHSPEQWQEAKTKLDPEHIEAGWRALPEAIGVAPMPAIVVPAMAGPSPDLERLAAQTPPAWIPPAWSTGSFTSLVRAMEAGAEARDHDALSVAPVLGPPPAALPESDILRFPRGAAAGICIHYLFERADFTDPAGWDGAIGRALALQPQGSEPAAPAMLKSLLGDVLATDLGDGLKLSDIDRAQRLSELAFRLPAEGLDPVRLNALLRDHGYSMGKLDFRVLNGYLQGAIDLVFRHQGRYYLLDWKSNHLGYKREDYGPQALAETMVAEGYHLQYLLYTVALNRYLARRLPDYAYTNHFGGVYYLFVRGVRPAWQGAGVYFQRPAEDCIVALDALIGGRRGT